The Mesorhizobium loti DNA segment ACGACAACGAGATCGCGTTTCGAGTCGCTGTGCTGCGATTTCACGAATTCGCGCAGTGCGTCCGCTCTTTCGAACAGGGAATGCGGCGCATCGGAAGCCTTGAAGGCAATCGCTTCGGCCAATTGCCGCCCGACGCTTGTCGCCTCGGCCACTGCGGCGGATCTGGTCAGCGACATCTGGGAGATTATGGCAATGCCGCCCACCAGGCCGATCAAGGCCGCGGCGCTCAACAATGTGGCAACAATCTGGGTCTTGATCCGCACCAAGCCATCCCAATCAATGGGAAGGCAATGTACATGCCGAATCCCGCTCGTGCCTCAGGAAACCGCCAACCTCGTAAATTTGATGTTAAGGGAACCCGATCAGCCGCCCTTCCCGGACCGGGTCAGCCCGGCTGCGCCGTGGCTTTCCACAGGCCGGGATAGTCGACGACGAAGCCGTGCGGCGAGACATCGAGAATCTCTTCATAGCCGAACATAGGCGCGCTGTAGGCGTAGCGGATTGCGTCGAGACGCCGATAGCTCTGCTCGAGAAGCACCATCTCGAGCGCGGGGAAGCTCAGATAGGCGGCTGGAGCGGGCGTCGTCTCCCCGATGCCGAGGTTAAACCGGCGGATCGCCAGCAGGTTCGATGCCGGCGTGAAGCCGAGGTCGACATCGACAAGGCCGGCAACGCCCCGCTGAGGCTCGCCGTTCAGCATCCACGCGCCGTCGGCTCGTCGTTCAATGGCGTAGTGCAGCTTGCGCATGCCGAGAAAACCATCAACCCGCGCCGATCGCGTGCGCCAGCCGGTGTCGCAAATCACCGCATAGGCAAGGCAGCATGGCTTGCCGTCCTGGACGAAGATGGCCTGTCCCTCGAGGCTGTGCGCACCATCGGCTTGCGAAAGCAGGCAGGCGTCGTGACCCTCCACATCCAGCCGGCGCCAAAGGATCGAAGCCGTCGTGGCCGTCATCGCCCACTCCTCGAATGCAAAACGATGCCTTTCATTCGCCCGCCAGGCCAATTGTGTTTCACCGCCGCACACGGCAGCTGACATGCCCTGACAGGGTGCATCGCCCTGTCGGCACAGGAAAATTGTTGCCTTGACTTTCCGGCTCCCACGCCCGACTTCCTAGCGCTCTGAAGCAATTCCAGGAAAAGTGTGTAACGGCTTTCCCACAGGAATTGCGACAAATCAAAGAGCTCTAGGAGACCAACCAATGCCAGAGCCCCGACGGTCGACGATCGATGCCGGAGAAGTGGAGCGCTTTTCCGCCCTTGCCGCCGAATGGTGGAACCCGAACGGCAAGTTTCGGCCGCTGCACAAATTCAATCCGGTCCGGCTTTCCTATATCCGCGACCAGATCGCGGCGCGCTTCGGCCGTGACCCGCGCGCCGCGCGGCCGTTCGAGGGACTGCGCATCCTCGATATCGGCTGCGGCGGCGGTCTTTTGTGCGAGCCGATGGCGCGGCTTGGCGCCGAGGTCGTCGGTGCGGATGCTTCCGGGACAAACATCGAAGTGGCGAAACTGCACGCGGCCGAAGGCAATGTCAGCGTCGACTACCGCGCCACAACGGCCGAGGACCTTGCCGACGCCGGCGAGACATTCGACGTCATCCTCAACATGGAAGTGGTCGAGCATGTCGCCGACATCGACTTGTTCGTCGCCAAATGCGGACAGATGGTCCGGCCCGGCGGCATCATGTTCGTGGCCACCATCAACCGCACGCTGAAGGCGCTGGGTCTCGCCATCATCGGCGCCGAATATGTGCTGCGCTGGCTGCCGCGCGGCACGCACCAGTTCGGCAAGCTGGTGCGCCCGGAAGAGCTGGAAAAGGCGCTCGGCGGCGCCGGTCTGACCATCATCGACCGCACGGGCGTCACTTACAATCCGCTTGCCGATCGCTGGGCCCGGTCGAAGGACATGGACGTCAACTACATGGTGCTGGCGGAAAAAGGATCGGTCTGACCACGTTCGCGGAATTCGCGCCGAGGACGTGTTGAGATTCGGGTCAGGCCGAATCGAGCGGCCGATAGCCGCCCCGCCAGTAGATCAGCGCCTGGCCGGCATCGTGGGTGCGCACCGCTTCGACCGAACCGATGACAATGGAATGCGTGCCGCGGTCGATCATTTCGTCGAGGCTGCAGTCGAAGGCGGCCACCGCGTCCGAAAGTAGCGCTGCTCCGGTCTTCAGCGTCACCCATTCGGCGCCCTCATAGCGGTCCTTGCCCTTGATGCCGCCAAAGCCGGAGAACCGCTCTGCCACGCGCTGGTGTTGAGGTCCGAGCGAATTGACGCCGAAATGCCGGTAACGCTCTATCACCGGCCAGGTCGATGACGATCGGTTGACGCAAGCGATCACCTTGGGCGGCTCGGCCGACAGCGAGACCACCGAAATGACGACAAGGCCGGAGCGGTCGTCACCGACGCCGGCGGTGATGACGCTGACATTGCCGACGATGAGCCGCATGGCGGCGCGGAAGTCGGCGACGTCGACCGGCCCCTCTCTCGAGACTGTGGACATAACATCCTCCTTTGCAGCCTGGACGCAATTCCGGACGGAAAACCGTTTCACACTTTTCCTGGAATTGCTCTAAGCCGCCGACTGCATCGCGGCCGGCGCGATGCGGATGCCTCTCTCCTCGAGAATGGGTAGCACGGTGTCGCGGAAATAGGGGAACTCCTCGGCATAATCGACGAAGGACAACGTCGAGCCGCGAAACCCGGCCTCATGCAGAGCGGTGATCCCGTCGGCGACCTGCTCGGGCGTGCCGGTGAGCGGGAAGCCGCCATGGCCCGCCGCCATGCGGTCGCGAATGAGCGCCAAGAGATCATGCGGAAACGACTGCGCATGGGCGAACTGCAGCCGCACCAGATTGTCGACCGCCGCCCAGTCGGCATTGCTGCGGCCGAAATGTTCCAGATAGTCCGTAGCTTCCTTTTCGGTCGGCCGGCACACGACATGGGCGAAGGTCAGCACGTCGACATCGCTGCCGGCGGCCCTCGCCTGCTCCTTCAGCGCAATGATCTCATCCCTGGAGCGCGCCAGATCGATCGCCGGCGTGAACAGGAAATCGGCATTGCGGACCGCGAATTTGCGGCCCTCATCAGACCCGGCGGCGTTGAGGATCGGCAGCCGCGAGGACGGGCGCGGGTCGCCAAGCACGTTTTTGAGCTTGAACCAGGTGCCGTCCCAGTCGAAGGCCTCCGTACGGCTCCATAGCGCCTGGACGATATCGAACCATTCCTGGGCATAGCCGTAGCGCGTGACGTGGTCATCGGGCAGCGTCAGCCCAAGCGCCTCATATTCCGGCTTGTTCCAGCCGGCGACGATGTTGAGGCCGATGCGGCCACGGCTGATCTGGTCGATGGTCGCCAGTTGCTTGGCGACGACGACGGGATGGTTGGCCGCGGTGTGGGTGGTGGCGAAAACCGTGATGTTGCGGGTGAGCGCCAGAAGCCCGGCCGCCCAGGTGATCGTTTCCAGCACATTGCCGTGGAAATTGGTCTCGCCGCCATAGCCGATCCAGCGCGCGATCGGCAGCATGAAGTCGATGCCGGCCTCGTCGAGCAGATGCGCCAGCCGCAAATTGTTGTCCCAGGAGCTGACCCAGCGCTCGGGCACCTTGGTGACGGTCATGCCGCCGGAACAATTTGAGGCGAAAGTGCCGAGAAAGAAGGGCTGCGCATGACGCGCGGTCTTGTCGAGCATGCTCATAGGTGACGTTCTCCTCATTTTTGCTTATAATTTATGATAGAAAGTCTATCATAAATCCATGTAGACGCAATCACCGGGATCAGCGCATGTTGGTCGTGGGGAACAGACAGATGAACGATCGGCGCAAATCATTGGAAACACAGGCCGAGCTGCTGGATCGCGGCTGGCATCTGGCGCGCACGCCGCTGGAAATCGACGTCACCGAAGTCGAGTACGCGCTGATGCGCTCCTACGAGGCCTTCGGCCATTGGCAGGCCGAATGCCTTGCTACGGTGATCGAGTTTTCCGCCAGCGGACCCGAGAACGCGCTGCTCCACATTATCCGGATGAACGACCGCCCGAAAAGCGTGCGCGATCTAGCCCAGATGACCAACCGCGACGACATTCCCAACATCCAGTACAGCCTGCGCAAACTGCTCAAGGGCGGCTTGATCACCCGCACCGGCAGCGGCAGGGCCGGCGTCACCTATGAAGTGACGCCGCTCGGGCATCGCGTGACAGACCGCTACGCCGACATCCGCTCCGTCCTGCTCATCGATGCCGTGACGCGCATTCCCGAAATGGCTGACAAGCTCGAAGATGTCGCGCGCACGCTCGAGCTGATGACCGGCATCTACGAACAGGCGGCGCGCGCCGCTGCCACGCACCGCCGCCGGCATCCAAGGCCGGAGCCCGGCGGCGATGCCGGCGGCGAAAAACTTTGAAGACGTTTACGCAGGCTGCAGCTTCGCGACGGCCTGACTCTGCGCCTTCGTGGTGACGAAGACACCGGCGGTGATGACGACGGCGCCGGCCCAGGTCAGCAGCTGATAGTGCTCGCCAAGGAAGATCGTGCCGGCAACGAGCCCGACGGCGGCGGCCACATAGCCGATCTGGCTGAGATAGACCGGGCCACCGACCGCCTGCAGCCGGAAGAAGAAGGCGAACATCGCCGACGCGGATGCTACCTGCGCAACGACGACCAGCGGCACGGCACCGAGCGGCGCGAAGGCCTTGACGCCGAACAGGGCAAGAATGCCGGCGAGCAGCAGCGTCGCCGACGCCAGATGGCTGCCAACGGCAAGCTCGATCGGCCCGGTATCTTCCGGCCAGTCGACGGTGCGGTAGATGTTGCCGGCCGCAAGGCTGACTGGGATCAGCAGGCCGAGCGCCACCCAGAACAGATCGGCCGGCTGGCCGGCCTCGCCGCGCGTCACTGCCACCATGACGGCGCCGACGAAGCCGACGGCAATACCGACAATGCCCAGCATGTTGGGGCGCCGGACGCGCAGCAGGATCGAAAACAACAGCGTGATGACAGGCGACAGCGTGAACATGATGCCGGTGTAGCCGGCGCCCAGATGCGGGATGGCCGAGAACATCAAGAGATTGGGGACGGCATAGGACACGGCCGCTGTGACGAAGAAATAGCGCAGTTTGTGGGGGGTGAGCCGGATGCGCTGACCGCGTGCCAAGAGCACGCACAAAAGCACGCCGCCGGCGCCGAGCGAGATGACGAAGGCCCAGACCATGGCCGGCACGCCGGCCGCCGTGGCGAGCTTGCCGAAGGGCAGCGTCAGCCCGAGCAGGCCGCCAGTGACGACCAGCAGGCCGAGCGCCGAATCCCAGAGAATATTCATCGGATGGTCCCGTCACTCAATTGCGAAATCTGGCACTTGCCGCGCTTGGCCGGCTCTGTATCTTGAGGTAAGATAATACAAAGATTCTTAACGTCAAGATATTTAACGGTGAGACAGATGGATCGCGCGGCAAAAGCGATCGAGCAGTGGAAACGGGAGCGGCCGGACCTGGATGTCTCGCCGATGGGCGTGCTCGGGCGGCTGAACGAGGCCTCGTCGCTGATCGCGCGTGATCGACTCGCTCCGCTGTTTGCTCGATTCGGATTGCAGGCCGGCGAGTTCGACGTGCTGGCGACGCTGCGCCGCTCCGGAGCCCCTTACGCGCTGACGCCGACCGCTCTTTACGAAGCGACGATGGTGACGTCGGGCGCCATGACCAACCGGCTCGACCGGCTGGAGAAGGCCGGATTGATCCTGCGCGGCCCGCACCCCAATGACCGGCGCGGTATTGTCGTGCAACTGACCGAAAAAGGGCTCGCCTTGATTGATGAGGCCGTGACCGCCCACGTCGCCAACGAGCATGAAATCCTCGCCTGCCTCACCGGCGTCGAGCGGGAGACGCTGGCTCAGCTGCTAGGCAAATTGATCGAAAGCGTGAGCTAATCGCTCAGTTCCGTTCGTCGGGAAAACTCGGGATCGGCATGAAATCGACGCCGTCGTCCGCCAGGCCCTTGGCCTCTTCCAGCGTCGCTTCGCCATAGATGCCGCGTGGGTCGGTTTCGCCGAAATGGATTT contains these protein-coding regions:
- a CDS encoding pyrimidine monooxygenase RutA, with protein sequence MSMLDKTARHAQPFFLGTFASNCSGGMTVTKVPERWVSSWDNNLRLAHLLDEAGIDFMLPIARWIGYGGETNFHGNVLETITWAAGLLALTRNITVFATTHTAANHPVVVAKQLATIDQISRGRIGLNIVAGWNKPEYEALGLTLPDDHVTRYGYAQEWFDIVQALWSRTEAFDWDGTWFKLKNVLGDPRPSSRLPILNAAGSDEGRKFAVRNADFLFTPAIDLARSRDEIIALKEQARAAGSDVDVLTFAHVVCRPTEKEATDYLEHFGRSNADWAAVDNLVRLQFAHAQSFPHDLLALIRDRMAAGHGGFPLTGTPEQVADGITALHEAGFRGSTLSFVDYAEEFPYFRDTVLPILEERGIRIAPAAMQSAA
- a CDS encoding MarR family transcriptional regulator, with product MDRAAKAIEQWKRERPDLDVSPMGVLGRLNEASSLIARDRLAPLFARFGLQAGEFDVLATLRRSGAPYALTPTALYEATMVTSGAMTNRLDRLEKAGLILRGPHPNDRRGIVVQLTEKGLALIDEAVTAHVANEHEILACLTGVERETLAQLLGKLIESVS
- a CDS encoding EamA-like transporter family; this encodes MNILWDSALGLLVVTGGLLGLTLPFGKLATAAGVPAMVWAFVISLGAGGVLLCVLLARGQRIRLTPHKLRYFFVTAAVSYAVPNLLMFSAIPHLGAGYTGIMFTLSPVITLLFSILLRVRRPNMLGIVGIAVGFVGAVMVAVTRGEAGQPADLFWVALGLLIPVSLAAGNIYRTVDWPEDTGPIELAVGSHLASATLLLAGILALFGVKAFAPLGAVPLVVVAQVASASAMFAFFFRLQAVGGPVYLSQIGYVAAAVGLVAGTIFLGEHYQLLTWAGAVVITAGVFVTTKAQSQAVAKLQPA
- a CDS encoding 3-demethylubiquinone-9 3-methyltransferase; the encoded protein is MPEPRRSTIDAGEVERFSALAAEWWNPNGKFRPLHKFNPVRLSYIRDQIAARFGRDPRAARPFEGLRILDIGCGGGLLCEPMARLGAEVVGADASGTNIEVAKLHAAEGNVSVDYRATTAEDLADAGETFDVILNMEVVEHVADIDLFVAKCGQMVRPGGIMFVATINRTLKALGLAIIGAEYVLRWLPRGTHQFGKLVRPEELEKALGGAGLTIIDRTGVTYNPLADRWARSKDMDVNYMVLAEKGSV
- a CDS encoding flavin reductase domain-containing FMN-binding protein, which codes for MSTVSREGPVDVADFRAAMRLIVGNVSVITAGVGDDRSGLVVISVVSLSAEPPKVIACVNRSSSTWPVIERYRHFGVNSLGPQHQRVAERFSGFGGIKGKDRYEGAEWVTLKTGAALLSDAVAAFDCSLDEMIDRGTHSIVIGSVEAVRTHDAGQALIYWRGGYRPLDSA